One segment of Scleropages formosus chromosome 23, fSclFor1.1, whole genome shotgun sequence DNA contains the following:
- the LOC108930397 gene encoding protein rapunzel-like, with product MSRVEEWLLENKNKIEKGVEMIGEGCEVLATSVGKFHPFLEAVFMATAQLLRDPGSTESRYLTEQFQKLDRKLATVKDEVDSIARELQRTSMNKQNFDCEAQIISQYEKFQDFLSAQPDFREKKKEKFLSHFECTGGDLNLDTLYNAITSTEREPILETVLETEQKSRRAVEAFCSALKKLFVMGIIAIMGQAALEQGLRREAPVEGTLAGDALVEEALVNKWKERMEDVERRMKAAVDYCTENFASQAKDDMERQLLEKEDSDGEQFIEPLLTFLSTKYDWVSWSIRVVSHSGLRLWNRLAGKEYHGSNGSGNVFEVPTKGKITVFVSFSVQPTPIDKELIKEQIESQQLRGKMSDVALTLGGGLPNCAVYTISRYKDVRESNTFPEGCYYFAEHRRAYVCVHSK from the coding sequence ATGAGCAGAGTGGAGGAATGGTTGCTGGAGAACAAAAATAAGATAGAGAAGGGAGTGGAGATGATTGGAGAAGGGTGCGAGGTGTTGGCCACCAGTGTGGGGAAGTTCCACCCCTTCCTGGAAGCCGTGTTTATGGCCACTGCCCAGCTGCTCCGTGACCCGGGGAGCACAGAGAGCCGGTACCTGACCGAACAGTTCCAGAAGCTGGACCGGAAGCTGGCGACTGTGAAGGACGAGGTTGACAGCATCGCTAGAGAGTTACAGCGCACCTCCatgaacaaacaaaactttGACTGCGAGGCCCAGATCATCAGCCAGTATGAGAAGTTCCAGGACTTTCTCAGCGCTCAGCCAGATTtcagggagaagaagaaggagaagttCCTCAGCCACTTCGAGTGCACAGGCGGTGACCTGAACCTGGACACCCTGTACAACGCAATCACCAGCACCGAAAGGGAGCCCATTTTGGAGACCGTCCTCGAAACCGAGCAGAAGAGCCGCAGGGCCGTGGAGGCGTTCTGCTCAGCGCTGAAGAAGCTCTTCGTGATGGGCATCATAGCCATCATGGGCCAAGCTGCCCTGGAGCAGGGGCTGAGGAGGGAGGCCCCGGTGGAAGGGACCCTGGCTGGGGATGCCCTTGTGGAAGAGGCCCTGGTGaacaagtggaaagaaagaatgGAGGATGTCGAGAGGCGCATGAAGGCTGCCGTAGATTACTGCACGGAGAACTTTGCCTCTCAAGCCAAGGACGACATGGAGCGCCAGCTTTTGGAGAAAGAGGACAGTGACGGTGAGCAGTTCATTGAGCCCCTCCTGACCTTTCTGTCCACAAAGTATGACTGGGTCTCCTGGTCCATCAGAGTTGTCAGTCACAGTGGGCTGCGTCTGTGGAACCGACTGGCTGGAAAGGAATACCACGGCAGCAATGGAAGCGGCAACGTTTTTGAAGTCCCAACCAAGGGCAAAATCACGGTATTCGTCTCCTTCAGCGTGCAGCCCACACCCATCGACAAGGAGCTCATCAAGGAGCAGATCGAGAGTCAGCAGCTGAGAGGGAAAATGTCAGACGTGGCCCTGACGCTCGGCGGCGGTCTGCCCAACTGCGCCGTCTACACCATCAGCCGCTACAAGGACGTGAGAGAGTCAAACACCTTTCCGGAAGGCTGCTACTACTTTGCAGAACACAGGAGAGCGTACGTGTGCGTTCACTCCAAATAG
- the LOC108930390 gene encoding protein rapunzel-like, with protein MADAATVKKTAAKVLACVEKVSSFASSIDPLFGIVTSLVSVARKGLVGEEAHALDKDFRAVHSKLESISAKNRQTLRQIRIDEVNETFGKYEEYIKHQYAAFNTMVELVKKDPDGTRRYMRDFEKIYERDKSELSLDVYYRGVMGTGTLFGRPLLKVYLEHCDFNRQVMERRCSHLSHLFHIGLIALMGYTAVTEDDEDEVREKWADRVANIQAKMMEALAQCKDGPSGTS; from the coding sequence ATGGCTGACGCGGCAACGGTGAAAAAAACTGCGGCCAAGGTGCTGGCATGTGTGGAGAAAGTGTCCTCTTTCGCCTCTTCCATCGACCCGTTGTTCGGCATCGTCACCTCCCTTGTGTCAGTGGCACGCAAGGGCCTGGTTGGCGAAGAGGCGCACGCCCTGGATAAGGATTTCCGTGCCGTCCACAGCAAGCTGGAGAGCATCTCAGCCAAAAACCGGCAGACGTTGCGGCAGATCCGCATCGATGAGGTCAACGAGACCTTCGGCAAGTACGAGGAGTACATCAAGCACCAGTACGCAGCCTTCAACACTATGGTGGAGCTGGTGAAGAAAGACCCTGACGGTACCCGTCGCTACATGAGGGACTTCGAGAAGATCTATGAGCGGGACAAGAGCGAACTGAGCCTGGACGTCTACTACCGCGGTGTCATGGGCACCGGGACTTTGTTTGGCAGGCCCCTGCTCAAGGTCTACCTGGAGCACTGCGACTTCAACCGCCAGGTGATGGAGCGTCGCTGCTCGCACCTAAGCCATCTCTTCCACATCGGCCTCATAGCTCTCATGGGCTACACTGCCGTCACCGAGGACGATGAGGACGAAGTCCGGGAGAAGTGGGCGGACCGCGTGGCGAACATCCAGGCCAAAATGATGGAGGCCCTGGCCCAGTGTAAAGATGGGCCTTCGGGGACATCGTAG
- the LOC108930395 gene encoding uncharacterized protein LOC108930395: MKEKIRSAGHVINWVMVVFGVLELTCTKAIQKPHFDDTPTPEFHNPSWMAAIPNNRSLSEITLPGTHNTMALFGGVLAQCQSWSLALQLEAGVRLIDVRVRNVTGNLTIHHGMAYQRAHFGDVLQVVSSFLRRQPTEAVLMRLREEFSETDDIYGAVVSYIQSYANWDLLWQSRLVPTMGQVRGKLIVLQDFHGPDLGMRYRSLDIDDKWKVPTLLHVPEKWQSVQKHLEAAEVGNKDRLFLSYASGAGLFAFPSFVAQRVNVQLLEYLTVRMGKPRRFGMISMDFPAAPLLQAIIDFN; this comes from the exons ATGAAGGAAAAAATCAGAAGTGCTGGACATGTGATAAACTGGGTGATGGTTGTTTTTGG GGTGCTCGAGTTGACCTGCACGAAGGCGATCCAGAAGCCACACTTCGATGACACTCCCACCCCAGAGTTCCATAACCCATCCTGGATGGCAGCGATTCCAAACAACCGGTCGCTGTCAGAAATCACACTCCCCGGCACCCACAACACCATGGCCCTCTTCGGCGGCGTCTTGGCTCAGTGTCAGTCCTGGTCACTGGCCCTCCAGCTTGAGGCGGGCGTGCGCCTAATAGACGTGCGTGTGCGCAACGTGACTGGCAATCTCACCATCCACCACGGTATGGCGTACCAGCGTGCACACTTTGGTGACGTGCTGCAGGTTGTGTCCAGCTTCCTGCGCCGGCAGCCCACCGAGGCGGTGCTGATGCGGCTCCGTGAGGAGTTCAGCGAGACAGATGATATCTATGGGGCTGTGGTCAGCTATATCCAGAGCTACGCCAACTGGGACCTGCTGTGGCAGAGCCGGCTGGTGCCCACCATGGGCCAGGTCAGGGGCAAGCTCATAGTCCTGCAAGACTTCCACGGTCCTGACCTCGGTATGCGCTATCGCTCCTTGGACATTGACGACAAGTGGAAG GTGCCCACCTTGCTGCATGTGCCTGAGAAGTGGCAGAGCGTCCAGAAACACCTGGAAGCTGCTGAAGTTGGCAACAAGGACCGTCTCTTCCTCAGCTATGCCAGCGGTGCGGGGCTCTTCGCCTTCCCCAGCTTTGTGGCGCAGCGTGTGAATGTCCAGCTTCTGGAGTATCTGACGGTCAGGATGGGCAAACCACGCCGTTTTGGGATGATTAGCATGGACTTCCCAGCTGCTCCACTCCTGCAGGCCATCATTGACTTCAACTGA